From one Rhizobium lentis genomic stretch:
- a CDS encoding quinone oxidoreductase family protein has translation MTKTQAVSFSRTGGPEVFDYVEVDLRPPAAGEVQIRQAAIGLNFIDVYFRNGSYKVPHLPFVTGKEGAGTVTAVGPGVEDFKVGDRVAYASADGAYSVERNIETRHLVHVPEGIELETAAAMMLKGMTAEYLLNRTFKVGPQTVILFHAAAGGVGLIAGQWAKALGATVIGTAGSEDKVALALTHGYDHVINYKNDSFVDRVHEITGGKGVDVVYDSIGRDTFPQSLDCLKPRGLFASFGQSSGPIENFTLAALAQRGSLFATRPTLFTYIAARQELIDSARALFDVVQSNKVRINVNQTYPLREVGRAHADLETRKTTGTTLLIP, from the coding sequence ATGACGAAAACACAGGCGGTTTCATTCTCGAGGACAGGCGGCCCGGAGGTTTTCGACTATGTCGAGGTCGACCTTCGGCCACCCGCGGCAGGCGAGGTGCAGATCCGGCAGGCGGCGATCGGTCTCAACTTCATCGACGTCTACTTCCGCAACGGCTCCTATAAGGTGCCGCACCTTCCCTTCGTAACCGGCAAAGAGGGCGCCGGCACGGTGACCGCGGTCGGTCCAGGCGTCGAGGATTTCAAGGTCGGCGACCGCGTCGCCTATGCGAGCGCCGACGGCGCCTATAGCGTCGAGCGCAATATTGAGACCCGGCATCTGGTGCATGTGCCTGAGGGCATCGAGCTGGAAACGGCGGCGGCAATGATGCTGAAGGGCATGACCGCCGAGTATCTCTTGAACCGCACCTTCAAGGTCGGTCCGCAGACGGTCATCCTGTTCCATGCCGCTGCCGGCGGCGTTGGCCTGATTGCCGGCCAATGGGCAAAGGCGCTGGGCGCCACCGTCATCGGGACGGCGGGCTCCGAGGATAAGGTCGCGCTGGCGCTCACCCATGGTTACGACCATGTGATCAACTACAAGAACGACAGCTTCGTTGACCGTGTCCACGAAATTACTGGCGGCAAGGGCGTCGATGTCGTCTACGATTCGATCGGCCGCGATACTTTTCCACAGTCGCTGGACTGCCTGAAGCCGCGCGGCCTCTTCGCCTCCTTCGGCCAATCCTCCGGCCCGATTGAGAATTTCACCCTTGCGGCGCTGGCACAAAGGGGGTCGCTGTTCGCGACACGGCCGACGCTCTTCACCTATATCGCCGCGCGCCAGGAACTGATCGACAGTGCAAGGGCGCTATTTGATGTTGTGCAAAGCAACAAAGTGCGTATCAATGTCAACCAAACCTATCCGCTGCGTGAGGTTGGGCGGGCTCACGCGGATCTGGAGACAAGAAAAACAACAGGAACGACGCTGCTGATTCCATGA
- a CDS encoding ABC transporter ATP-binding protein, whose translation MSPLNVPDSGALLSVQKLTKFFGSFAACNEIDLDVAPGEIHALLGENGAGKSTLVKMLFGVLEPTGGHILWQGQPVAITSPGEARKFGIGMVFQHFSLFEALTAAENIALSLDDAIPIDRIAEEARALSAAYGLPLDPHAHVADLSVGERQRIEIVRALLQNPKLIILDEPTSVLTPQEADKLFETLFKLRAEGRSVLYISHRLEEVQRICDRATVLRHGRVTGACDPKRETPASLARMMVGSEVAAVTHPERSDKGEVQLAVVNLSVAARTPFAMPLREVSMTVRSGEILAIAGVAGNGQSELFDVLSGEYPVASPEAIVIRKRHVGNQGITVRRLLGAGFVPEERHGHAAVSAMKLSDNLVLARSQSDRKAFLGLLGMIRRRAVKSAARRISEAMDVRKSGDDPAAGSLSGGNLQKFIVGRELDRQPAVLVVNQPTWGVDAGAASRIRQALVDLAKAGSAVVVISQDLDEIFEVATDIAVISEGRLSRPFPASELTREKIGLLMGGLHESGSAAEAAHAH comes from the coding sequence GTGTCGCCATTGAATGTGCCGGATTCCGGTGCGTTGTTATCCGTCCAGAAGCTGACGAAGTTTTTCGGAAGCTTTGCCGCCTGCAATGAGATCGATCTCGACGTCGCGCCAGGCGAAATTCATGCGCTGCTCGGCGAAAATGGCGCTGGCAAATCCACGCTGGTGAAAATGTTGTTCGGCGTTCTCGAGCCGACGGGCGGGCATATCCTCTGGCAGGGTCAGCCGGTTGCGATCACGTCGCCGGGCGAGGCCCGCAAATTCGGTATCGGCATGGTCTTCCAGCATTTTTCGCTGTTCGAGGCGCTGACGGCTGCCGAAAACATCGCGCTGTCGCTCGATGACGCCATTCCGATCGACAGGATCGCCGAGGAGGCGAGGGCGCTGTCGGCCGCCTACGGCCTGCCGCTCGACCCGCATGCCCATGTCGCCGATCTCTCGGTCGGCGAGCGCCAGCGCATCGAGATCGTCCGGGCGCTGCTGCAGAACCCGAAGCTCATCATTCTCGACGAGCCGACCTCGGTGTTGACGCCGCAGGAGGCCGACAAGCTGTTCGAGACGCTGTTCAAGCTGCGCGCCGAGGGCCGTTCGGTGCTCTACATCAGCCATCGCCTGGAGGAGGTGCAGCGCATCTGCGATCGCGCCACGGTGCTGCGCCACGGCCGTGTGACCGGCGCCTGCGATCCGAAGCGGGAAACGCCCGCTTCGCTCGCCCGCATGATGGTCGGCAGCGAGGTTGCCGCCGTTACGCATCCTGAGCGCAGCGACAAAGGCGAGGTGCAACTGGCGGTAGTCAACCTTTCCGTCGCCGCCCGCACGCCTTTCGCCATGCCGTTGCGAGAGGTGTCTATGACTGTGCGTTCCGGTGAGATCCTGGCGATTGCCGGTGTGGCGGGCAACGGCCAGAGCGAGCTCTTCGACGTTCTCTCGGGCGAATATCCGGTCGCTTCGCCCGAGGCGATCGTCATTCGCAAGAGACACGTCGGCAATCAGGGCATTACCGTCCGCCGCCTGCTCGGCGCCGGATTCGTGCCGGAGGAACGCCACGGGCACGCCGCCGTCTCTGCCATGAAACTGTCGGATAATCTCGTCCTTGCCCGCAGCCAGTCGGATCGCAAGGCCTTTCTGGGCCTGCTCGGCATGATCCGCCGCAGGGCTGTGAAATCCGCCGCCAGGCGCATTTCCGAAGCGATGGATGTCCGCAAGAGCGGCGACGATCCGGCCGCCGGCTCTCTTTCCGGCGGAAATCTGCAGAAATTCATCGTCGGCCGCGAACTCGACCGCCAGCCGGCGGTGCTTGTCGTCAATCAACCGACCTGGGGCGTGGATGCCGGGGCGGCAAGCCGCATCCGCCAGGCTTTGGTCGACCTTGCAAAGGCCGGCTCCGCCGTCGTCGTCATTAGCCAGGATCTCGACGAGATCTTCGAGGTCGCGACAGATATTGCCGTCATCTCCGAGGGCCGCCTTTCCAGGCCTTTCCCCGCAAGTGAACTGACGCGCGAAAAGATCGGCCTGCTGATGGGCGGCCTGCACGAGAGCGGTTCCGCCGCGGAGGCAGCCCATGCGCATTGA
- a CDS encoding ABC transporter permease, giving the protein MRIELEKRPDVSKLFGFVSPLLALVLTLTFGAIMFAMLGKDPAAALSAFFVEPLLEVWSLHELAIKAAPLILIAVGLAVCYRSNNWNIGAEGQFTIGAITGSYLPIVFYDWHSPLVLPLMLVLGALGGALFAAVPALLKAHFNTNEILTSLMLVYIAQLFLDWLVRGAWRDPKGFNFPVSRDFAPEAVLPAIWEESGRAHWAFVFAIIAAIGVWFMLRYTLKGFEIVVLGQSERAGRFAGFSAKKMIWFSFLFSGALAGLAGMSEVSGSIGHLQPAISPGYGFTAIIVAFLGRLNPLGIIASGLVLALTYLGGEAAQLSIGISDKVTRVFQGLLLFFVLSCDMLIYYKIRIVWSRVRGGAV; this is encoded by the coding sequence ATGCGCATTGAACTGGAAAAACGCCCCGACGTTTCGAAGCTCTTCGGCTTCGTTTCGCCGCTCCTCGCCCTCGTCCTGACGCTCACCTTCGGCGCCATCATGTTCGCCATGCTCGGCAAGGACCCGGCCGCGGCGCTGAGCGCCTTCTTCGTCGAGCCGCTGCTCGAGGTCTGGTCGCTGCACGAACTGGCGATCAAAGCCGCGCCGCTGATCCTGATCGCCGTCGGCCTTGCCGTCTGCTACCGCTCGAACAACTGGAATATCGGCGCCGAGGGACAGTTCACCATCGGAGCCATCACCGGCTCCTATCTGCCGATCGTCTTTTACGACTGGCACTCGCCGCTCGTGTTGCCGCTGATGCTGGTGCTCGGCGCGCTTGGTGGTGCGCTTTTCGCCGCCGTTCCGGCGCTTTTGAAGGCGCATTTCAACACCAATGAGATCCTGACGTCACTGATGCTTGTCTACATCGCCCAGCTTTTCTTGGACTGGCTGGTTCGGGGCGCCTGGCGCGATCCGAAGGGCTTCAACTTTCCCGTTTCGCGCGATTTCGCGCCTGAGGCGGTGCTGCCGGCGATCTGGGAAGAATCGGGTCGGGCTCATTGGGCGTTCGTCTTCGCCATCATTGCGGCGATCGGCGTCTGGTTCATGTTGCGCTATACGTTGAAAGGCTTCGAGATCGTCGTGCTCGGCCAATCGGAAAGGGCAGGGCGCTTCGCCGGCTTCTCCGCGAAGAAGATGATCTGGTTCAGCTTTCTCTTCTCGGGCGCGCTTGCCGGCCTTGCCGGCATGAGTGAGGTCTCCGGCTCGATCGGCCATCTCCAGCCGGCGATCTCTCCCGGCTACGGTTTCACCGCCATCATCGTTGCCTTCCTCGGCCGCCTCAACCCGCTCGGGATCATCGCGTCAGGCCTGGTGCTGGCGCTGACTTATCTCGGCGGCGAGGCCGCACAGCTTTCGATTGGCATTTCCGACAAGGTCACGCGCGTGTTCCAGGGTCTGCTGCTCTTTTTCGTGCTCTCCTGCGATATGCTGATCTATTACAAAATCCGCATTGTCTGGTCGCGGGTCAGGGGCGGGGCGGTATGA
- a CDS encoding ABC transporter permease has product MSIFEAILLTVITASTPLVIAALGELVTERSGVLNLGVEGMMIIGAVGAFAAAQLTGSAYIGIVGGIVSGALFSLLFAFLTLTLVTNQVATGLALTILGLGASGMLGEAFVGAPGIRLLPIEIPVLSAIPYVGTVLFKQDLIFYLSILLVIGVNWFLFRSRTGLKIRAIGDNHASAHALGINVIRTRYLAVMFGGACAGLAGAQLSLIYTPQWTENMSSGRGWIALALVVFSSWRPWRLLAGGYLFGAVTILQLHAQAFGIGIPSQFLSMLPYAATVVVLIMISHNRRTTMINTPASLGKAFVPDR; this is encoded by the coding sequence ATGAGCATCTTCGAAGCCATCCTGCTGACGGTTATCACCGCCTCGACGCCGCTCGTCATTGCAGCCCTCGGCGAACTCGTGACGGAGCGCTCCGGTGTTCTCAATCTCGGCGTCGAAGGCATGATGATCATCGGCGCCGTCGGCGCCTTCGCCGCCGCTCAGCTTACCGGATCGGCCTATATCGGCATTGTCGGCGGCATCGTCAGCGGCGCGCTGTTCTCACTGCTCTTTGCCTTCCTGACGCTGACGCTCGTCACCAACCAGGTGGCGACGGGCCTTGCCCTGACGATCCTCGGCCTTGGCGCTTCCGGCATGCTCGGCGAAGCCTTCGTCGGCGCGCCTGGCATCCGGCTTCTGCCGATCGAAATTCCAGTTCTTTCGGCCATTCCTTATGTCGGAACCGTCCTCTTCAAACAGGATCTGATTTTCTACCTGTCGATCCTGCTCGTTATCGGCGTTAACTGGTTCCTCTTCAGGAGTCGCACCGGCCTGAAGATACGCGCCATCGGCGATAATCACGCCTCCGCCCATGCGCTCGGCATCAACGTCATCCGCACGCGATATCTCGCCGTTATGTTCGGTGGTGCGTGTGCCGGCCTTGCAGGGGCGCAACTGTCGCTGATCTATACGCCGCAGTGGACCGAGAATATGTCGTCCGGGCGGGGCTGGATCGCGCTGGCGCTTGTCGTCTTCTCCTCATGGCGGCCTTGGCGGCTGCTGGCCGGCGGTTATCTCTTCGGAGCTGTGACGATCCTGCAGTTGCACGCGCAGGCCTTCGGCATCGGCATTCCGTCGCAGTTCCTGTCGATGCTGCCCTATGCGGCGACAGTTGTGGTCCTCATCATGATCTCGCATAATCGGCGCACGACGATGATCAATACGCCGGCCTCGCTTGGCAAAGCCTTCGTGCCTGACCGGTGA
- a CDS encoding BMP family ABC transporter substrate-binding protein: MKKLALALAATAALVLSIGSAAEAAEKTKVCFVYVGTRTDGGWTQAHENGRLQVEKEFADKVETSFLESVPEGPDAERAIERMARSGCSLIFTTSFGYMDATVAVAKKFPKVKFEHATGFKAADNVATYNSRFYEGRYISGIIAGKLSKTGTAGYIASFPIPEVVMGINAFETGAKSVNPNFKMKVIWVNTWFDPGKEADAAKALLDQGVDILTQHTDTTAPMQVAEQRGVKAFGQASDMIKAGPNVQLTAIIDTWGNYYVKRVQALLDGTWKSEQSWDGLKDGILTMAPYTNMPDDVKKLAEDTEAKIKSGELHPFTGPINKQDGTPWLKAGEKADDGTLLGMNFYVEGIDDKLPAQ; this comes from the coding sequence ATGAAAAAACTTGCACTTGCTCTCGCAGCGACAGCTGCCCTTGTCCTGAGCATCGGTTCGGCCGCCGAGGCTGCCGAAAAGACCAAGGTCTGCTTCGTCTATGTCGGCACCCGCACCGATGGCGGCTGGACGCAGGCCCATGAAAACGGCCGCCTCCAGGTCGAGAAGGAATTCGCCGACAAGGTCGAAACATCCTTCCTCGAAAGCGTTCCGGAGGGGCCTGATGCCGAACGCGCCATCGAGCGCATGGCCCGTTCCGGCTGCTCGCTTATTTTCACCACATCCTTCGGATACATGGACGCGACTGTCGCCGTCGCCAAGAAGTTCCCGAAGGTGAAGTTCGAGCATGCGACCGGATTCAAGGCCGCCGACAATGTCGCGACCTACAATTCGCGCTTCTATGAAGGCCGCTACATCAGCGGCATTATCGCCGGGAAGCTGTCGAAGACCGGCACGGCAGGCTATATCGCCTCCTTCCCCATCCCCGAGGTGGTGATGGGCATCAATGCGTTCGAAACCGGCGCCAAGTCGGTCAACCCGAACTTCAAGATGAAGGTCATCTGGGTCAACACCTGGTTCGACCCCGGCAAGGAAGCCGATGCCGCCAAGGCGCTGCTCGACCAGGGCGTCGACATTCTCACCCAGCACACGGACACGACCGCTCCGATGCAGGTTGCCGAGCAACGCGGCGTCAAGGCCTTCGGCCAGGCGTCCGACATGATCAAGGCTGGTCCAAACGTACAGCTCACAGCGATCATCGACACTTGGGGCAATTATTACGTCAAGCGCGTCCAGGCGCTTCTCGACGGCACCTGGAAGTCGGAACAGAGCTGGGATGGCCTGAAGGACGGCATCCTGACAATGGCGCCCTACACGAACATGCCCGATGACGTGAAGAAACTCGCCGAGGACACCGAGGCCAAGATTAAATCGGGCGAATTGCATCCCTTCACCGGCCCGATCAACAAGCAGGATGGCACGCCATGGCTGAAGGCCGGCGAGAAGGCCGATGACGGCACGTTGCTCGGCATGAACTTCTATGTCGAAGGCATCGACGACAAGCTGCCGGCGCAATAA
- the ytfQ gene encoding galactofuranose ABC transporter, galactofuranose-binding protein YtfQ, protein MKLKTALLSATILAACMFGSASAAGLTVGFSQIGSESGWRAAETTVTKEQAKKRGIDLKFADAQQKQENQIKALRSFIAQGVDAILIAPVVETGWDDVLKEAKEAEIPVILLDRTVKAPDDLYLTAVTSDLVHEGKVAGDWLVKTVGDKKCNVVELQGTTGSSPAIARKKGFEEALTGHDNLKIVRSQTGDFTRTKGKEVMESFLKAENGGKDICALYAHNDDMAVGAIQAIKEAGLKPGKDILVVSIDAVPDIFKAMSEGEANATVELTPNMAGPAFDALEAYLKDKKAPAKWIQTESKLYTPADDPMKVYEEKKGQGY, encoded by the coding sequence ATGAAATTGAAGACTGCACTTTTGAGTGCCACGATTTTGGCCGCCTGCATGTTCGGTTCGGCTTCGGCCGCCGGCTTGACCGTCGGCTTCTCGCAGATCGGCTCGGAATCGGGCTGGCGTGCGGCTGAAACGACCGTGACCAAGGAGCAGGCCAAGAAGCGCGGCATCGACCTGAAGTTTGCCGATGCGCAGCAGAAGCAGGAAAACCAGATCAAAGCTTTGCGCTCCTTCATCGCCCAGGGCGTCGATGCCATCCTGATCGCGCCGGTCGTCGAAACCGGCTGGGATGATGTTCTCAAGGAAGCCAAGGAAGCCGAGATCCCGGTTATTCTACTCGACCGCACCGTCAAGGCGCCGGATGATCTCTACCTGACGGCTGTCACCTCCGACCTCGTCCATGAGGGCAAGGTTGCCGGTGACTGGCTCGTCAAGACCGTCGGCGACAAGAAGTGCAACGTCGTCGAACTGCAGGGCACGACCGGCTCGTCACCGGCCATCGCCCGTAAGAAAGGCTTCGAAGAGGCTCTCACCGGTCATGACAACCTCAAGATCGTTCGCAGCCAGACCGGTGACTTCACCCGCACCAAGGGCAAGGAAGTCATGGAAAGCTTCCTGAAGGCTGAAAATGGCGGCAAGGATATTTGCGCGCTCTATGCCCACAACGACGACATGGCCGTCGGCGCCATCCAGGCGATCAAGGAAGCCGGCCTGAAGCCCGGCAAGGATATCCTCGTCGTCTCCATCGACGCCGTGCCTGACATTTTCAAGGCTATGTCCGAAGGTGAAGCCAATGCCACGGTCGAGCTGACGCCGAACATGGCTGGTCCCGCTTTCGATGCGCTCGAAGCCTATCTGAAGGACAAGAAGGCTCCGGCAAAGTGGATCCAGACAGAGTCCAAGCTCTATACGCCTGCCGATGACCCGATGAAGGTCTACGAAGAGAAGAAGGGTCAGGGCTACTGA
- the ytfR gene encoding galactofuranose ABC transporter, ATP-binding protein YtfR has protein sequence MVHNIENILAASAISKFFPGAVALDKVDFTLRRGEVHALLGENGAGKSTLIKCITGAYHRDGGSLMLDGQEINPANTLAAQKLGIGTVYQEVNLLANLSVAENLFLGRQPRRFGMTDVRVMNRKARELLAGYGIDIDVTAELGRFSVAVQQVVAIARAVDLSGKVLILDEPTASLDNQEVALLFRIIEDLKKRGLGIVFITHFLEQVYAISDRITVLRNGKLVGTRDAADLPRQGLIAMMLGRELAQAEETVRERSIAAGEVRYRFSGYGKRGKVKPFDLDVRAGEVVGVAGLLGSGRTETAELLFGVEHADSGSATIDGQPVTLSSPRAAIAKGFGFCPEDRKTDGIVGDLSIRENIALALQARRGWTRPLSRAEQNALADRYIRALDIRTTDREKPIRLLSGGNQQKAILARWLATHPKFLILDEPTRGIDVGAHAEIIRLIEQLCAEGMSLIVISSELEELVAYSSRVIVLRDRQHIAELSGERITAAGIVNAIAAAEHKKEDA, from the coding sequence ATGGTTCACAATATCGAGAATATTCTCGCAGCCTCGGCCATATCCAAGTTTTTTCCCGGCGCCGTCGCCCTGGACAAGGTGGATTTCACGCTGCGCCGTGGTGAGGTTCATGCGCTCCTCGGCGAAAATGGTGCCGGAAAGTCCACGCTGATCAAGTGCATCACCGGAGCCTACCACCGCGACGGCGGCAGCCTGATGCTCGACGGCCAGGAAATCAATCCGGCCAATACACTCGCCGCCCAGAAGCTCGGCATCGGCACCGTCTATCAGGAAGTCAACCTCCTCGCCAATCTGAGTGTGGCCGAAAACCTCTTTCTCGGACGCCAGCCACGGCGCTTCGGCATGACCGATGTCCGCGTGATGAACCGCAAAGCGCGCGAACTGCTCGCCGGCTACGGCATCGATATCGACGTCACCGCCGAACTCGGACGTTTTTCCGTCGCCGTCCAGCAGGTGGTCGCCATCGCCCGCGCCGTCGATCTGTCCGGCAAGGTCCTGATCCTCGATGAACCGACGGCCAGCCTCGACAACCAGGAAGTGGCGCTGCTCTTCCGCATCATCGAGGACCTGAAAAAGCGTGGCCTCGGCATCGTCTTCATCACCCATTTCCTCGAGCAGGTCTATGCGATCAGCGATCGCATCACCGTGCTGCGCAACGGCAAGCTCGTCGGCACCCGCGACGCCGCCGATCTGCCGCGCCAGGGCCTGATCGCCATGATGCTCGGCCGGGAACTCGCTCAGGCCGAAGAGACGGTCAGGGAACGCAGCATCGCGGCGGGCGAGGTCCGCTATCGGTTTTCCGGCTACGGCAAACGCGGTAAGGTCAAGCCTTTCGATCTCGATGTCCGGGCCGGCGAGGTGGTCGGCGTGGCCGGGTTGCTCGGCTCCGGGCGTACCGAAACCGCCGAGTTGCTCTTCGGCGTCGAACATGCCGACAGTGGCAGTGCGACGATCGACGGCCAGCCCGTCACCCTTTCGAGCCCGCGTGCCGCGATCGCGAAAGGTTTCGGCTTCTGCCCCGAAGACCGCAAGACGGATGGCATCGTCGGCGACCTGTCGATCCGGGAGAACATCGCGCTGGCGCTGCAGGCTCGCCGCGGCTGGACCCGGCCGCTGTCACGCGCCGAGCAGAATGCGCTTGCCGACCGCTATATAAGGGCGCTCGACATCCGCACCACGGACCGCGAAAAGCCGATCCGGCTGCTCTCCGGCGGCAATCAGCAGAAGGCAATCCTTGCCCGCTGGCTGGCAACCCATCCCAAGTTTCTCATCCTCGACGAGCCAACCCGCGGCATCGACGTCGGCGCTCACGCCGAGATCATCCGGCTCATCGAACAACTCTGCGCCGAAGGCATGTCATTGATCGTAATTTCCTCGGAACTTGAAGAGCTTGTCGCCTATAGTTCACGTGTTATCGTGCTTCGCGACCGGCAGCATATCGCCGAACTCAGCGGCGAACGCATCACCGCTGCCGGGATCGTCAATGCCATTGCGGCCGCCGAGCACAAGAAGGAGGATGCATGA